From a region of the Arachis ipaensis cultivar K30076 chromosome B09, Araip1.1, whole genome shotgun sequence genome:
- the LOC107615922 gene encoding ATPase WRNIP1-like, which produces MLQDVFDQPLPPKVEQQLPIDEISSPISARLFELCDSDLFPEALQNSEVTSSSNCCYEENSSYATNMSLALEVETKFNNNNNNNNTNSNNSNNSVTTPSSTTTTNNNTTNSSNLSIIFDSQEELDNDISASIDFSSSPAAFNVPPMFSVTTNHHQEQFDFFSIVEGFSQYPTDTSAVAPPPPPLMGAPQLPSVFEEDCISSAVPSYVTLNPSSPSCSYLNPAAIPPPYMPPAGPLATALSADRAALFTGSMLLGSELQRPDLEYQGENGGIYCTDSIHRVFNPQELQALSTESQQLVAGGGSSANLTPEISNLEDSSFKVGKLSVEQRKEKIHRYMKKRNERNFSKKIKYACRKTLADSRPRVRGRFAKNDDFGDTQRPASSNHEEEDEEEVVVKEEDDMVDSSDIFAHISGVNSFKCNYSIQSWI; this is translated from the exons ATGTTGCAGGATGTGTTTGATCAGCCACTGCCACCAAAGGTGGAGCAACAACTCCCCATT GATGAAATTTCAAGCCCAATCAGTGCTAGACTTTTTGAGCTATGTGACTCTGATTTGTTCCCAGAAGCACTTCAAAACTCTGAGGTTACTTCAAGCTCAAATTGTTGCTATGAAGAGAACTCCTCATATGCAACAAACATGTCTCTAGCATTAGAAGTAGAAACCAAgttcaataataataacaataacaataatacaaATAGCAATAATAGCAATAACAGTGTCACCACCCCAAgtagcaccaccaccaccaacaacaacaCAACCAACAGTAGTAACCTGTCAATCATCTTTGACTCTCAAGAAGAGCTTGACAATGACATCTCTGCCTCCATAGATTTCTCATCTTCACCTGCAGCTTTCAATGTTCCACCGATGTTCTCAGTCACAACAAACCATCATCAAGAAcagtttgattttttttctat TGTGGAGGGCTTCTCACAGTATCCCACTGACACTAGTGCTGTtgcacctcctcctcctcctctcatGGGGGCTCCTCAATTGCCTTCTGTCTTTGAAGAGGATTGCATTTCTTCTGCTGTTCCTTCTTATGTCACTCTCAacccttcttctccttcttgcTCTTATCTCAACCCTGCTGCCATTCCACCACCTTACATGCCTCCTGCTGGTCCCCTGGCCACCGCCTTGTCGGCCGACCGTGCCGCTTTGTTCACCGGAAGCATGCTTCTTGGCTCTGAGCTTCAGAGACCAGACCTTGAATACCAAGGCGAAAATGGTGGAATTTATTGTACAGATTCAATTCACAGAGTGTTTAACCCTCAAGAGCTTCAG GCACTTAGTACTGAGAGTCAGCAACTAGTGGCTGGAGGTGGGAGTTCTGCCAACTTAACGCCAGAAATCTCAAACTTGGAGGACTCTAGCTTCAAGGTTGGGAAACTCTCTGTCgagcaaagaaaagaaaagattcatAGATACAtgaagaaaagaaatgaaagaaactTCAGCAAGAAAATCAAG TATGCCTGCCGCAAAACTCTGGCAGATAGCCGGCCGCGAGTTCGAGGAAGGTTTGCAAAGAATGATGACTTTGGAGATACTCAGAGACCTGCAAGTAGCAATCatgaggaagaagatgaagaagaa GTAGTtgtgaaagaagaagatgatatgGTTGATTCCTCAGATATCTTTGCTCATATCAGTGGAGTGAACTCCTTCAAATGCAACTATTCCATCCAGTCCTGGATTTGA